From Paraglaciecola sp. L1A13:
GCGTTTCAGTAAGCTGCTTGAATTCCGTTCTGCCTCCACGTAATTTAATACCCACAAAGATGTGCGCTTCTCGGTCTGTGGCAAAGCGGTAGTTGAATTCGGTGATTATGCGCCCACCTAGCAACTCACAGAATTGTTTAAAGGCGCCAGCATGCTCCGGAATTTTCACTGCAAAAACTGCTTCTTTTTGTTCACCTAACTCACAACGTTCTGACACATAACGCAAGGTATGAAAGTTAATATTGGCACCACACAAAATACCGCCAAACGTGTGCCCTTGCATGGGGTTTTGCTGTAGATATTTATGCATACCCGCTATCGAAAGTGCTCCAGCAGGTTCGGCGATTACCCGGGTATCATCAAAAATATCTTTAATCGCCGCACAAATTTCATCGGTATTAACCGTGATCACTTCATCAACGTATTCTTGCAGTAAACGAAAGGGCTCTGTACCGATAGTTTTCACCGCAACGCCATCGGCAAAAATGCCAACAGTGTCTAAAGGTACTGGCTTTCCTGCTTTTAACGCTGCTTGCAAACAAGCTGACTCGTCGGATTCTATAGCAATAATTTTTAAATCAGGTTTTAACTGTTTAAGGAAAACACTAATGCCCGCGGCTAAGCCACCACCGCCAACGGCGATAAACAAGGTATCGATATCGGGGTTTTGCTCAAGCAATTCGCGACCAATAGTACCTTGTCCAACGATAACGTCTTCATCGTCAAAGGGGGCTACCATAGTATAACCATGGAGTTTCGCTAGGCGTAGGGCTTCGTCTTTGGCCTGATCAAAGCTGGTACCAAACAAAATAACGTTAGCGTATTGCCCACCAAAGCTGCGCACCGCATCTACTTTAATATCGGGAGTGGTTTCAGGCATAACAATAGTAGCCTGAATTTTTTTCATCCTCGCGGAATACGCCACACCTTGGGCGTGATTGCCCGCCGAAGCGGCCACCACACCAGCTTGTAATTGCTTATCAGACAAACTAGCAAGTTTGTTATAGGCACCACGCAATTTAAACGATTTAACCACTTGCTGGTCTTCACGTTTGAGCCACACTTCATTGCCCAAATTAGCAGATAGTTTGTCAAGCTTGACCAAATCCGTTTTTACCGCCACGTCATAAACGGGCGCTAATAAAATGCGTTTCAAATATTCGTTTGCTGACAGGGCCATTTAATCTTCCAACATCGCAGCATTACGCACCGCGCCTTTATCGGCACTAGTGGCCAATAGCGCATAGGCCTTAAGAGCCAAGGATACCTTACGTTGACGAGTAGCTGGTTTCCAAGGCTTGGCACTTTGCTCCATTTTTTCACGACGTGTTTCAAGCTCGCTATCTGAGATATCGACTCCAATCTTACGATTAGGTATGTCAATCGTCATGCTATCGCCTTCTTCAACCAAACCGATACCACCACCACTAGCAGCTTCAGGGGAGCAATGTCCGATAGACAAACCTGACGTGCCACCCGAAAAGCGACCATCGGTAATCAATGCACACTGCTTACCTAAACCTTTCGCTTTTAAATATGTGGTTGGATAGAGCATTTCTTGCATACCAGGGCCACCTTTAGGCCCCTCGTAACGAATAACAACCACATCACCGGCGATCACTTCGTCAGCTAATATGGCTTTTACTGCATCATCTTGGCTTTCGTATATACGCGCTCGACCCGTAAAGACATGAATCGACTCATCCACACCAGCAGTTTTCACAATACAACCTTGCTCTGCAATATTGCCGAACAATACGGCTAAGCCACCCTCTTCACTAAATGCATTGGCACGACTGCGAATACAGCCATTTTCACGATCGGTGTCCGCCGTTGGGTAACGACAATTTTGGCTGAAGGCTTTAGTGGTACGTATACCCGCAGGGCCTGCCTTATAAAACGTTAGAGCATGTTCGTTGGCCGGATTAGTAACGTCCCATTCTGCAATCACCTCTCCAATCGTTTTGCCTAATACATGCATATTGTCGCCATGTAATAATCCAGCTTTATTCAGTTCATTTAGAATACCCAGTACGCCACCGGCACGATGCACATCTTCCATATGGTAAAGCGGTGTAGACGGTGCAACCTTGCATAGGTGAGGGACTTTACGCGATAAACGGTCAATATCATCGAGGGTGAAAGGCACTTCCCCTTCAATAGCTGCTGCGATGAGATGTAAAATGGTATTGGTTGAACCGCCCATCGCGATATCAAGACTCATAGCGTTTTCAAACGCTTTAAAGTTAGCAATGTTACGTGGTAACACTGACTCGTCGTCTTGCTGATAATAACGACGACAAAGCTCAACAATTTGACTGCCTGCTTGCTTAAACAAGCCTTCACGGTCTGCGTGAGTAGCGAGCATTGAACCATTACCAGGTAAAGATAAACCAAGGGCTTCGGTTAAACAGTTCATTGAATTAGCAGTAAACATGCCTGAACATGAACCACAAGTAGGGCAAGCAGAACGTTCTACTTCGTTGCTTTCATCATCACTGACATTGTCATCAACCCCAGCAACCATAGCATCAACCAAATCTAGTTTGATAATTTGGTCTGAAAGCTTGGTCTTACCAGCTTCCATTGGTCCGCCAGAAACAAAGATTACCGGTATATTTAGGCGCATCGAAGCCATTAACATGCCTGGAGTGATTTTGTCGCAGTTCGAGATACATACAATAGCGTCAGCACAATGGGCATTCACCATATATTCGACTGAATCGGCAATGATTTCACGCGATGGTAAGCTGTAAAGCATACCACTGTGACCCATGGCGATACCGTCATCGACCGCTATGGTGTTAAATTCTTTGGCTACGCCACCTGCAGCCTCGATGCTGCGCGCTACAAGTTGCCCCATGTCTTTTAGATGCACATGGCCAGGTACAAATTGCGTAAATGAATTAGAAACAGCAATAATAGGCTTGCCAAAATCACCATCTTTCATACCAGTTGCACGCCAAAGCGCACGAGCACCGGCCATGTTTCTACCTTGGGTTGTGGTTGCAGAACGTAATTTGGGCATTCTCTCTTCTCTCTACTTTATATAGTGTTAAATAATCAGCCGAGGCGCATATCGAATTATCTTATGCGTGAAAAACCTCGCCTTCTCGTCAAAATCGGTATCATCTAAATTGTGCTATGTAATGACGTCGCCATTACATTTTAATCTTACTTCTATACCAAGCTAAAGAATGCTTGATAAAAGCAAAAAACCCCCCGAACTTTCGTGCGGGGGGTCTAAATAAGTCTGACATATATCCAGATCTATCCCCCCGGAGAATACGTCTCCGCCACTGTCACCAAAATAATTACTTTGCTGCACGAGTAGGAATAGAACACTTAGTTTAATTACTAGTTTAAATTTGGTATATCGTCACTGTATATATAGGTAACACGAACCCCCATGTAGGATCAAGCAATGCTATATGCTTTTTTTGTGTCGTTTATATACAAACATAGTGGTTTGGCTATTTAGAATTTGTCATTTATCGGTATCATTCAGTCTCAAATAGCAGTGAGAATATTATGAGTACCTGGTTACATTGGATTGATTTAATGGGCGTTGCGGTTTTTGCCGTTTCAGGCACGTTGATGGCCTACAAAAAGCAAATGGATAGTTTTGGCGTTGTCGTGCTGGCGTCGGTAACAGCCACTGGAGGCGGAACATTACGCGATATCATCCTCGATTTACCGGTATTTTGGGTGCAAGATCATAGTTTCTTTTTTGCAATATTAGCAGCTGCTTTTTGCACCATCATTTGGCTCAGAATAAGCCATCGCTTTCCTTTACGGTATTTACAAGTCGCCGATGCTATAGGTCTCGCTTTCTTTAATGTCATGGGATTACAAAAAGCACTTACTTACGGCACGTCGCCATTTATCGCCATTGCACTGGGCACTATGACTGGCGTATTTGGTGGTCTTATTCGCGATGTCATTTGTCGAGAAATTCCTTTGGTGCTCAAAGGCGAACTTTATGCAACGGCTTGTATCATCGGCGGCTTAAGTTATGTTTCAGCGCTATTCTTTGGCTTATCTACTTATAGCTGCATGATACTCGGCTTTGTTATCACCCTAACCATTCGCTTATTGGCCATGAAATGGCATTGGAACTTACCCGTTTTTAACCCAGAGCATATGGAATAGCTGTCGTTATTTATAATTACCAGTAAATCCAATGCAGTGGCATTAAGTCTCTGCGTTGACTAGCCTTATGACATTCTATTTGACTTGCAAAGGACTTTGCATATGTCGTTGGCAGTGGTGTTTTCAAGAGCCAGTGTTGGTATAGATGCGCCACTTATAACGGTAGAAGTGCATCTGGCCAATGGTTTACCGTGTTTTAACTTAGTTGGCTTACCCGAAGCGTCGGTGCGAGAAGCGAAAGACAGAGTCCGCAGCGCATTAATTAATTCTGGATTTGAATTCCCCGCTCGGCGTATTACGGTCAACCTCGCACCTGCCGATTTACCCAAAGAAGGTGGACGTTTCGACTTAGCCATCGCCATCGGTATTATCGCTGCAAGCAATCAGCTCGCTGGCGCAAGCCTAAACGGTATAGAGCTGGTGGGAGAGCTTGCCTTATCTGGCGAAATACGCTCCATCAAAGGTGCTCTGCCTTTCACTTATGCCTGTTACAAAGCCGGGCGCATTGCAATTTTGCCCCTTGATAACGCGAATGAAGCAGCCCTAATCAGTGGCGCAAAGATCGTTCCTGCTAGTCAGTTACTTGATGTATTTCATCATCTTGGCAAACAAAAAAGCCTTGCCTTATTCACCTCGGACAATATTGCCAAAGAAGCCGAGTATGAAGTTGATTTACAAGATGTTGTGGGCCAAATATCGGCAAAACGTGCGCTCGAAATTGCGGCAGCTGGGGGCCACAATATACTTTTCACCGGACCTCCAGGTACAGGCAAAACAATGCTTGCTAGTCGCTTAATCACCATATTACCGCCCATGACCGATGAAGAAGCACTCGCAAGTGCCGCTATTCACTCGATTGTTGGAAAACCTGTTAATCCGGAAACATGGAAGCAGCGAGCGTTTCGCCATCCACACCACACCAGCTCAGCAGTGGCACTCGTCGGAGGTGGGAGTGTGCCAAGACCCGGAGAAATATCATTAGCTCATCACGGAGTTTTATTTTTAGATGAGCTACCCGAATTCGACCGCAAAGTACTCGATGTTCTACGAGAACCTTTAGAATCTGGCTTCGTATCTATATCTAGAGCCGCGCGACAGGCGCAGTTTCCTGCACAATTTCAATTAGTCGCAGCAATGAACCCCAGTCCCACTGGCAGCCTCAATGATGGGCGTTGTACAGCAGATCAGATACTGCGTTATTTGAATCGCATTTCGGGACCTTTTCTGGACCGTATTGATTTACAAGTAGATGTGCCTAAACTAAATAGCAACGAATTTTCTGAGCAAGTGAAAGAACGAGGACAAAGCAGTAATGAGATACGCCAACGAGTTATCCAAGCGCGTAATGTCGCCCTCGCCCGCAGTAATAAACCCAATACTCTATTGGGCAGCAAAGAAGTGCAAAAACACTGTACTCTCTCGCCCGAGGATCAACATTTTTTACAAGGTGCGGTTGAAAAACTAGGATTGTCTTTACGTACATATCATCGAGTGCTGAAAGTGTCACGCACCATAGCTGATTTAGCAGGCGAGCCTAATATAAAGCGTCAACACTTAGCCGAAGCTCTTAATTACCGTGCTTTTGATCGAATGCTCGCACAGCTTGCCTATAATTAGCTGCACCCAAGTTAGCAATTAAATAAAGCTTGAATAGCTGGCTCACTTTGACGTTTGCGGATACAACATAATCCAATCTGATAGGGTTCGATATCATCGAGTTTGATGCGATTTACCCGCTGACTGATGGTCGAATTATCGAGTACGATTTCCGGTACTATGCCCAACCCGCAGCCCAAAGCAACCATACTGACAATCGCTTCATTACCTGCAACCGTTGCATATACTCGTGGACGAATCCCTTGCTCAGCAAACCAATGGTGCACGATACGTTTTGACGGCCCAGACTCAGGTAAAATGACCGAATGTTCTCGCCAATCCACTTGGCTTAAACGCGTTAATTGGGTGTCTTTAGGCGCAATAAGTAATAAGGGAACCTCTCCTAAAGGCAAAAATGTCAATTCCTGGGGAAAGTCAGGAGTATGGATAGCAATCGAGGCATCAACTTCTTGTTGCATGACCTTACTGGCTGATAACGCTGGATCACCAGTGCTGAGCTTTATCTCTACTTGCGGGTATTGATGACGGAAACTATCAAGTAATTTTGGTAGATGACTTTGACTCGCTGTTACTGAGCAATAAAGACTTAGCTCACCCTGTATTTGCTTATGATCTTGTTGTAATTCCCACTTTACTTTCTTCCATTCTGACAACGTTTGCTGGGTGAATCTAAGTAATTTAGCCCCCGCAGCCGTCAGTTTTACTTTACGATTATCACGGACAAAAAGGGACGTTCCACAATCTTCCTCAAGGCGCTGAATGATACGACTTAACGTTGAAGGGCTTACAAATAGGGCTTCGGCAGTTCTACTGAAATGTAAACTGCTGGCCAAATGTTGAAACAATTCCAAGCTTCGAATATCCACATTAATTCCTTATCAAATACAGTGTTGCAAAATATGAAACGTTACGTTGCAAATATATCATTTTAATCAACAGAAGAAATACCCTATTCTCTCAACCACACGAGATCGTCACTGACTTGTTGCACTTATAGGAATCAAAAAGAATGGCAAATTATTTCAATACATTATCTTTACGTCAGCAACTAGACCAAATTGGTCGTTGCAGATTCATGCAGCGCAGCGAATTTTCAGAAGGCTGTAATTTTCTTAAAGGTAAAAAGATCGTAATCGTAGGTTGTGGCGCTCAAGGTTTAAACCAAGGCCTTAATATGCGTGATTCAGGTTTAGACGTTTCTTACACTTTACGTCAAGCCGCAATCGATGAAAAACGCGAATCATTTCAGCGTGCTAGCGGTAACGGTTTCACCGTTGGTACATATAAAGAACTTATTCCAAGCGCTGACATAGTTTACAACTTAACGCCTGACAAGCAGCATTCAAGCGTAGTTGAGGCGATTATGCCTTTAATGAAAGAAGGTGCCGCACTAGGTTATTCTCACGGTTTCAACATCGTTGAAGAAGGACAGCAAATTCGTTCAGATATTACGGTTGTGATGTGCGCGCCTAAATGTCCAGGTACTGAAGTTCGTGAAGAATACAAACGCGGGTTCGGCGTACCAACCCTTATCGCAGTTCATCCTGAGAATGATCCACAGCAACAAGGCTGGGATATCGCTAAAGCACTAGCAAGTGCAACTGGCGGAGACCGTGCAGGTGTACTTGAGTCATCTTTTGTAGCTGAAGTTAAGTCTGACTTAATGGGCGAGCAGACCATTCTTTGTGGTATGCAGCAAACAGCAGCGGTTCTTGGTTACGAAAAAATGGTTGCTGACGGTATCGACCCAGCTTATGCAGGCGCATTGATCCAATTCGGCCTGGAAGCCATCACCGAAGCACTTAAAATCGGTGGCGTTACTAACATGATGGACAGACTGTCTAATACGGCTAAGATCAAAGCATTTGATTTGTCTGAACAATTAAAAGATATGTTGAAACCGTTATTTGGTAAACACCAAGACGACATCATCAGCGGCGAATTTTCGCGCACTATGATGGAAGATTGGGCCAACGGCGATGCTAACTTATTAAAGTGGCGTGAAGAAACGGGTCAATCTGGTTTTGAAAACGCCCCTGAATACAGCGGTAAAATCGATGAGCAAGAATTTTTCGATAACGGCGTATT
This genomic window contains:
- the ilvY gene encoding HTH-type transcriptional activator IlvY translates to MDIRSLELFQHLASSLHFSRTAEALFVSPSTLSRIIQRLEEDCGTSLFVRDNRKVKLTAAGAKLLRFTQQTLSEWKKVKWELQQDHKQIQGELSLYCSVTASQSHLPKLLDSFRHQYPQVEIKLSTGDPALSASKVMQQEVDASIAIHTPDFPQELTFLPLGEVPLLLIAPKDTQLTRLSQVDWREHSVILPESGPSKRIVHHWFAEQGIRPRVYATVAGNEAIVSMVALGCGLGIVPEIVLDNSTISQRVNRIKLDDIEPYQIGLCCIRKRQSEPAIQALFNC
- the ilvA gene encoding threonine ammonia-lyase, biosynthetic; this translates as MALSANEYLKRILLAPVYDVAVKTDLVKLDKLSANLGNEVWLKREDQQVVKSFKLRGAYNKLASLSDKQLQAGVVAASAGNHAQGVAYSARMKKIQATIVMPETTPDIKVDAVRSFGGQYANVILFGTSFDQAKDEALRLAKLHGYTMVAPFDDEDVIVGQGTIGRELLEQNPDIDTLFIAVGGGGLAAGISVFLKQLKPDLKIIAIESDESACLQAALKAGKPVPLDTVGIFADGVAVKTIGTEPFRLLQEYVDEVITVNTDEICAAIKDIFDDTRVIAEPAGALSIAGMHKYLQQNPMQGHTFGGILCGANINFHTLRYVSERCELGEQKEAVFAVKIPEHAGAFKQFCELLGGRIITEFNYRFATDREAHIFVGIKLRGGRTEFKQLTETLAAHDYQCFDLSENETAKLHVRYMVGGRPANLQNEHIFSFEFPEYPGALMKFLNTLGETWNITLFHYRNHGAAAGLVLCGFEIPPEQRENFNQHLDALDYQYTEQTVNPAYKFFLSDVNGILASK
- the ilvC gene encoding ketol-acid reductoisomerase; its protein translation is MANYFNTLSLRQQLDQIGRCRFMQRSEFSEGCNFLKGKKIVIVGCGAQGLNQGLNMRDSGLDVSYTLRQAAIDEKRESFQRASGNGFTVGTYKELIPSADIVYNLTPDKQHSSVVEAIMPLMKEGAALGYSHGFNIVEEGQQIRSDITVVMCAPKCPGTEVREEYKRGFGVPTLIAVHPENDPQQQGWDIAKALASATGGDRAGVLESSFVAEVKSDLMGEQTILCGMQQTAAVLGYEKMVADGIDPAYAGALIQFGLEAITEALKIGGVTNMMDRLSNTAKIKAFDLSEQLKDMLKPLFGKHQDDIISGEFSRTMMEDWANGDANLLKWREETGQSGFENAPEYSGKIDEQEFFDNGVFIVAMIKAGVELAFDVMVEAGILPESAYYESLHETPLISNTIARKRLYEMNVVISDTAEYGNYLFANVAIPLLADKLMPSIGTELIGKPFAATSNSVDNKTLVAVNKAIREHGVESVGDKLRGYMTDMKAIVEAV
- the ilvD gene encoding dihydroxy-acid dehydratase, which encodes MPKLRSATTTQGRNMAGARALWRATGMKDGDFGKPIIAVSNSFTQFVPGHVHLKDMGQLVARSIEAAGGVAKEFNTIAVDDGIAMGHSGMLYSLPSREIIADSVEYMVNAHCADAIVCISNCDKITPGMLMASMRLNIPVIFVSGGPMEAGKTKLSDQIIKLDLVDAMVAGVDDNVSDDESNEVERSACPTCGSCSGMFTANSMNCLTEALGLSLPGNGSMLATHADREGLFKQAGSQIVELCRRYYQQDDESVLPRNIANFKAFENAMSLDIAMGGSTNTILHLIAAAIEGEVPFTLDDIDRLSRKVPHLCKVAPSTPLYHMEDVHRAGGVLGILNELNKAGLLHGDNMHVLGKTIGEVIAEWDVTNPANEHALTFYKAGPAGIRTTKAFSQNCRYPTADTDRENGCIRSRANAFSEEGGLAVLFGNIAEQGCIVKTAGVDESIHVFTGRARIYESQDDAVKAILADEVIAGDVVVIRYEGPKGGPGMQEMLYPTTYLKAKGLGKQCALITDGRFSGGTSGLSIGHCSPEAASGGGIGLVEEGDSMTIDIPNRKIGVDISDSELETRREKMEQSAKPWKPATRQRKVSLALKAYALLATSADKGAVRNAAMLED
- a CDS encoding trimeric intracellular cation channel family protein, producing the protein MSTWLHWIDLMGVAVFAVSGTLMAYKKQMDSFGVVVLASVTATGGGTLRDIILDLPVFWVQDHSFFFAILAAAFCTIIWLRISHRFPLRYLQVADAIGLAFFNVMGLQKALTYGTSPFIAIALGTMTGVFGGLIRDVICREIPLVLKGELYATACIIGGLSYVSALFFGLSTYSCMILGFVITLTIRLLAMKWHWNLPVFNPEHME
- a CDS encoding YifB family Mg chelatase-like AAA ATPase; translated protein: MSLAVVFSRASVGIDAPLITVEVHLANGLPCFNLVGLPEASVREAKDRVRSALINSGFEFPARRITVNLAPADLPKEGGRFDLAIAIGIIAASNQLAGASLNGIELVGELALSGEIRSIKGALPFTYACYKAGRIAILPLDNANEAALISGAKIVPASQLLDVFHHLGKQKSLALFTSDNIAKEAEYEVDLQDVVGQISAKRALEIAAAGGHNILFTGPPGTGKTMLASRLITILPPMTDEEALASAAIHSIVGKPVNPETWKQRAFRHPHHTSSAVALVGGGSVPRPGEISLAHHGVLFLDELPEFDRKVLDVLREPLESGFVSISRAARQAQFPAQFQLVAAMNPSPTGSLNDGRCTADQILRYLNRISGPFLDRIDLQVDVPKLNSNEFSEQVKERGQSSNEIRQRVIQARNVALARSNKPNTLLGSKEVQKHCTLSPEDQHFLQGAVEKLGLSLRTYHRVLKVSRTIADLAGEPNIKRQHLAEALNYRAFDRMLAQLAYN